One window from the genome of Salvelinus fontinalis isolate EN_2023a chromosome 3, ASM2944872v1, whole genome shotgun sequence encodes:
- the LOC129851274 gene encoding far upstream element-binding protein 2-like → MSDYGSPGAGAGAGGKKDAFADAVQRARQIAAKIGGDAGPPSNNGGGGEGFPFQTLKRSLEDGDQPDAKKMSSQGDRDSATALSIGAQLAALSQQSVRPSTMTEEYRVPDGMVGLIIGRGGEQINKIQQDSGCKVQIAPDSGGMPERSVSLTGNPDAIAKAKMFLDEIVSRGRGAPSSAFHESTNGQSGSMQEMMIPAGKAGLIIGKGGETIKQLQERAGVKMILIQDGSQPPNMDKPLRIIGDPYKVQQAKELVNEILRERDHAGFGDRNNFGNQMGGGGGGGGGGGMDVPVPRHSVGVVIGRSGEMIKKIQADAGVRIQFKPDDGAGPDKIAHIMGPPDRCEHAASIINELLQSIRVREDGGQGGPPGPPGTGGMPQGGHGRGRGQGNWGGPPGGEVTFSIPAHKCGLVIGRGGENVKAINQQTGAFVEISRQPPPNGDPNFKLFIIRGSPQQIDHAKQLIEDKIEAPLCPLGGGPGGPGPAGPMGPYNPNPYNPGPGGPGGPPHGGPPGGHGYGAPQGWGNTFQQWQAPGGPHDPNKAAADPNAAWAAYYAQYYQQQPGGAMPGQAPNAPAAAPVQADPSQAAQTPGGQPDYTKAWEEYYKKMGMAQPGGGAAAAPAAAVAGGGAGGQQDYSAAWAEYYRQQAAFYGPGGAPGQAATPQQGQQAQ, encoded by the exons ATGTCGGACTACGGCTCACCCGGGGCCGGAGCGGGCGCTGGAGGCAAAAAAGATGCTTTCGCGGACGCCGTGCAGCGAGCCAGACAG ATTGCAGCTAAGATCGGAGGAGATGCTGGACCTCCAAGTaacaatggaggaggaggagagggcttcccGTTCCAAACACTGAAACGTTCTCTGGAGGATGGAG ACCAACCAGATGCCAAGAAGATGTCTTCCCAAGGGGACAGAGACTCAGCCACTGCTTTGT CTATCGGAGCTCAGCTCGCTGCCCTGTCTCAGCAAAG TGTCAGACCCTCCACTATGACAGAGGAGTACAGAGTGCCAGACGGCATGGTTGGActca TCATTGGTCGAGGGGGCGAGCAGATCAACAAGATCCAGCAGGACTCGGGCTGCAAGGTCCAGATCGCTCCAG ACAGTGGTGGCATGCCAGAGAGGAGCGTCTCCCTCACAGGAAACCCTGACGCCATCGC GAAAGCCAAGATGTTTCTGGATGAGATTGTATCTCGGGGGCGGGGTGCTCCTTCCTCTGCTTTCCACGAGTCGACCAATGGGCAGAGTGGCTCCATGCAGGAGATGATGATCCCAGCTGGCAAGGCCGGCCTAATCATCGGCAAGGGAGGAGAGACCATCAAACAACTACAG GAGCGTGCTGGAGTAAAGATGATCCTCATCCAAGATGGTTCCCAGCCGCCCAACATGGACAAACCCCTGCGCATCATCGGAGACCCCTACAAAGTACAG caagCCAAGGAGCTGGTGAATGAGATTCTGAGAGAGAGGGATCACGCTGGCTTTGGAGACAGAAACAATTTTGGCAACCaaatggggggaggaggaggaggtggcggAGGAGGAGGCATGGAT GTGCCGGTGCCCCGCCACTCTGTGGGAGTTGTGATTGGTCGAAGTGGAGAGATGATCAAGAAGATCCAGGCAGACGCTGGAGTTAGGATACAGTTCAAACCAG atgacgGTGCAGGTCCTGATAAGATAGCCCACATCATGGGCCCTCCGGACCGCTGTGAGCACGCTGCCTCCATCATCAACGAGCTGCTGCAGAGCATCAGAGTCAGGGAGGACGGAGGACAGGGG GGTCCTCCAGGTCCACCTGGCACGGGGGGGATGCCTCAGGGTGGCCATGGCAGGGGGCGAGGCCAGGGCAACTGGGGCGGTCCTCCGGGAGGTGAGGTTACCTTCTCTATCCCCGCCCACAAATGCGGCCTGGTGATTGGTCGGGGTGGCGAGAACGTCAAGGCCATCAACCAGCAGACGGGGGCTTTCGTGGAGATCTCGCGTCAGCCGCCGCCCAACGGTGACCCCAACTTCAAACTGTTCATCATCAGGGGGTCCCCTCAACAGATAGATCATGCCAAGCAGCTCATAGAGGACAAGATCGAG GCTCCTTTGTGTCCTCTAGGTGGTGGTCCTGGTGGACCTGGTCCTGCTGGTCCAATGGGCCCCTACAACCCCAACCCTTACAACCCAGGGCCTGGTGGCCCCGGAGGACCCCCGCA tggcGGCCCCCCAGGTGGTCATGGTTACGGGGCCCCTCAGGGCTGGGGAAACACCTTCCAGCAGTGGCAGGCCCCTGGAGGGCCACACGACCCCA ATAAGGCGGCGGCAGACCCCAATGCAGCGTGGGCAGCCTACTATGcccagtactaccagcagcagcCAGGGGGCGCCATGCCGGGCCAGGCCCCCAACGCCCCAGCAGCCGCCCCAGTCCAGGCAGACCCCTCCCAGGCAGCCCAGACCCCTGGAGGCCAGCCAGACTACACCAAGGCCTGGGAGGAGTATTACAAGAAGATGGGCATGG CCCAGCCCGGTGGAGGTGCTGCAGCGGCGCCGGCTGCAGCTGTAGCCGGGGGAGGAGCTGGAGGACAGCAGGACTACAGTGCAGCCTGGGCTGAGTACTACAGGCAGCAGGCGGCCTTCTACGGCCCTGGAGGGGCTCCGGGACAGGCTGCCACCCCTCAGCAAGGACAacag GCCCAGTGA